A genome region from Solirubrobacter pauli includes the following:
- a CDS encoding dienelactone hydrolase family protein — MTELERYLAEEIAEDHVDGIITRREAMRRLALLGVGATAAAGMITAEAEARDKGKNKGGDHDHGHGHGHGHPDRAVTAWAPVATTPITFSGPRGTLMGAWAQAATPKVKGGVLVIHENRGLTPHIANVAGRFAANGFSALALDLLSEEGGTGAFNGDEAAVMAKLSEISAGNPARFDDDMKAAITEIQKRVGRREPISAIGFCFGGGMIWRLLVAKETRLSAAAPFYGPFPTGGDVRGIKADVLGVFAGVDDRVNATREGARAALEAARVDYEILTFTEAQHAFFNDTNPARFNAPAAEQAWLRVNDWFAREGR, encoded by the coding sequence ATGACTGAGCTGGAGCGGTACCTGGCGGAAGAGATCGCCGAGGACCACGTCGACGGGATCATCACGCGGCGGGAGGCGATGCGGCGGCTGGCGCTGCTGGGCGTCGGCGCCACCGCCGCGGCGGGGATGATCACGGCGGAAGCCGAGGCGCGCGACAAGGGCAAGAACAAGGGCGGCGACCACGACCACGGCCACGGGCACGGGCACGGCCACCCGGACCGCGCGGTGACCGCGTGGGCGCCGGTGGCCACGACGCCGATCACGTTCTCCGGCCCGCGCGGAACCCTGATGGGCGCGTGGGCGCAGGCGGCGACGCCGAAGGTCAAGGGCGGCGTGCTGGTGATCCACGAGAACCGCGGGCTCACGCCGCACATCGCCAACGTCGCGGGTCGCTTCGCGGCCAACGGCTTTTCGGCGCTCGCGCTCGACCTGCTCTCCGAAGAGGGCGGCACCGGCGCGTTTAACGGGGACGAGGCGGCGGTCATGGCCAAGCTGTCGGAGATCTCGGCGGGCAACCCGGCGCGCTTCGACGACGACATGAAGGCGGCGATCACCGAGATCCAGAAGCGCGTCGGCCGGCGCGAGCCGATCTCGGCGATCGGCTTCTGCTTCGGCGGCGGCATGATCTGGCGGCTGCTGGTGGCCAAGGAGACGCGGCTGTCCGCGGCGGCGCCGTTCTACGGCCCGTTCCCGACCGGCGGCGACGTGCGCGGCATCAAGGCGGACGTGCTGGGCGTGTTCGCGGGCGTCGACGACCGCGTGAACGCCACCCGCGAAGGCGCGCGGGCGGCGCTCGAGGCCGCCCGGGTGGACTACGAGATCCTCACGTTCACGGAGGCCCAGCACGCGTTCTTCAACGACACGAACCCCGCGCGCTTCAACGCGCCAGCGGCCGAGCAGGCCTGGTTGCGCGTGAACGACTGGTTCGCCCGCGAGGGCCGCTGA
- a CDS encoding helix-turn-helix transcriptional regulator, with product MIERDDELARVRRTLATREGGVAVVMGPPGIGRSTLLRAAAPEDALRATGRELERSLPFGVTVELLRERLARLGAKERARRLEGPGALVGRLLDGSADGLDDLGAAGPSRLHAHLHALTWVVGELAEDGPVVLAVDDVQWADDASLRWLAYLAARLEDVPVKLLLAAATGPEPLPEPLTDLVASPMTELVQLAPLTLAGVTAAATATLAVPVDAAFARACADSSGGNPFLLSELLLEVQRRGLSADADSVDAVRELRPEGLRRRIGARVRALDGDARRAAEALAVLETGRFDQITALAQLEPRAAGPALDRLVAADIVTGEREFAFVHALVRQVVTDALGPGERARLHGGAAVLLQAEGAGPERLAPHLLRAPGSLDPAGIDTLRAAAAAALVRGTPAIASALLRRASEEPAAAPARASLLAALGSAASAAGEPDGLALLITAANAQPDAASAARLRLRAARGLLMTQGAAPALELLEATLVDDLPAELADEIRATMVGAANLDPSWAGDLPFTADTLLGTDAAPRSAAERGMLAAVALRRLLTGETAPEEAAALALRAYDGGRIVDDEGPDGVSVSFIAGVLLATGELERDREVTGALLERARRSGSLPAYASAAYLHGCPLLHLGEVAEAHAWFEVALDARRIGWNTYAVGAIAFDVRCLIALDRLDDAARLLAEHRPGVDAPTVLDELYHASAGRLALARGDARTALECARRSEASHGPLHAVRQLNDWRLIAAEALARDGATAEALALAEEEVAFARRHGGTALLGAALRVRARARDSVEDLEEAVTLLREAPYVLERIDALIDLAVAHRRGGDRARAVELLDEALDAAARRGARAAEARARAELNVAGRRPRRTALRGRDALTAAELRVCTLAMRQQTNREIAGELFVTVKTVEKHLASAYPKLGISSRRELADALG from the coding sequence ATGATCGAACGGGACGACGAGCTCGCGCGCGTGCGCCGGACCCTCGCCACCCGCGAAGGCGGCGTGGCGGTCGTCATGGGCCCGCCCGGGATCGGCCGCAGCACGCTGCTGCGGGCGGCCGCGCCGGAGGACGCGCTGCGCGCGACGGGCCGCGAGCTCGAGCGCTCGCTGCCGTTCGGCGTGACGGTCGAGCTGCTGCGCGAGCGCCTCGCGCGGCTCGGCGCGAAGGAGCGCGCGCGAAGGCTGGAAGGTCCCGGGGCGTTGGTCGGCCGCCTGCTCGACGGCAGCGCCGACGGGCTCGACGACCTGGGCGCCGCCGGTCCCTCGCGGCTGCACGCCCATCTGCACGCGCTGACCTGGGTGGTCGGCGAGCTCGCCGAGGACGGCCCGGTCGTGCTCGCGGTCGACGACGTCCAGTGGGCCGACGACGCCTCGCTGCGCTGGCTCGCCTACCTCGCCGCCCGCCTCGAGGACGTGCCGGTGAAGCTGCTGCTCGCCGCCGCGACCGGTCCGGAGCCGTTGCCGGAGCCGCTGACGGACCTGGTCGCGAGCCCGATGACCGAGCTGGTGCAGCTCGCCCCGCTGACCCTCGCGGGCGTCACGGCGGCCGCGACGGCGACGCTCGCCGTACCGGTCGACGCCGCGTTCGCGCGCGCCTGCGCCGACTCCAGCGGCGGCAACCCGTTCCTGCTCAGCGAGCTGCTGCTCGAGGTGCAACGGCGCGGCCTGAGCGCCGACGCGGACTCCGTGGACGCCGTCCGCGAGCTGCGTCCGGAAGGCCTCCGGCGCCGGATCGGGGCGCGGGTGCGGGCGCTCGACGGCGACGCCCGCCGCGCCGCCGAGGCGCTCGCCGTGCTGGAGACCGGCCGCTTCGACCAGATCACGGCGCTGGCGCAGCTCGAACCGCGCGCGGCCGGCCCGGCGCTCGACCGGCTCGTCGCGGCGGACATCGTCACCGGCGAGCGCGAGTTCGCGTTCGTGCACGCGCTCGTCCGGCAGGTCGTCACCGACGCGCTCGGCCCCGGCGAGCGCGCGCGGCTGCACGGCGGCGCCGCCGTGCTCCTGCAAGCCGAGGGCGCCGGCCCGGAGCGGCTCGCGCCGCACCTGCTGCGCGCGCCGGGCTCGCTCGACCCCGCCGGGATCGACACGCTGCGGGCGGCCGCGGCGGCGGCGCTGGTCCGCGGCACACCCGCGATCGCGTCGGCGCTGCTGCGCCGTGCCTCCGAGGAGCCGGCCGCCGCGCCGGCGCGCGCCTCCCTGCTCGCCGCGCTCGGGAGCGCCGCGTCGGCCGCGGGTGAGCCGGACGGGCTCGCGCTGCTGATCACCGCCGCCAACGCCCAGCCGGACGCCGCCAGCGCCGCGCGGCTGCGGTTGCGCGCCGCGCGCGGGCTGCTCATGACCCAGGGCGCCGCCCCGGCGCTGGAGCTGCTCGAGGCCACGCTCGTCGACGACCTGCCCGCGGAGCTCGCCGACGAGATCCGCGCGACCATGGTCGGCGCGGCCAACCTCGACCCGAGCTGGGCCGGCGACCTGCCGTTCACGGCCGACACGCTGCTCGGCACGGACGCGGCCCCGCGGTCGGCCGCCGAGCGCGGGATGCTCGCCGCGGTCGCGCTGCGCCGCCTGCTCACCGGCGAGACCGCCCCCGAGGAGGCCGCGGCGCTCGCCCTGCGCGCGTACGACGGCGGGCGGATCGTCGACGACGAGGGCCCGGACGGCGTCAGCGTCTCGTTCATCGCCGGCGTGCTGCTCGCCACCGGCGAGCTCGAGCGCGACCGCGAGGTGACCGGTGCGCTGCTCGAGCGCGCCCGCCGGTCCGGCTCGCTGCCGGCCTACGCGAGCGCCGCGTACCTGCACGGCTGCCCGCTCCTGCACCTCGGGGAGGTCGCGGAGGCGCACGCGTGGTTCGAGGTCGCGCTGGACGCCCGCCGGATCGGCTGGAACACGTACGCGGTCGGCGCCATCGCCTTCGACGTCCGCTGCCTGATCGCGCTCGACCGGCTCGACGACGCCGCGCGGCTGCTGGCCGAGCACCGGCCGGGCGTCGACGCGCCCACCGTCCTCGACGAGCTCTACCACGCGAGCGCCGGCCGGCTGGCGCTCGCGCGCGGGGACGCCCGCACCGCGCTCGAGTGCGCCCGGCGCTCGGAGGCGAGCCACGGTCCGCTGCACGCGGTCCGGCAGCTCAACGACTGGCGGCTGATCGCGGCGGAGGCGCTCGCACGTGACGGCGCCACCGCCGAAGCGCTCGCACTGGCCGAGGAGGAGGTCGCGTTCGCCCGCCGCCACGGCGGCACGGCGCTGCTGGGCGCCGCGCTGCGGGTGCGTGCCCGGGCGCGCGACAGCGTCGAGGACCTCGAGGAGGCGGTGACGCTGCTGCGCGAGGCGCCGTACGTGCTCGAGCGCATCGACGCGCTGATCGACCTCGCGGTCGCCCACCGGCGCGGCGGCGACCGCGCGCGAGCGGTCGAGCTGCTGGATGAGGCGCTGGACGCCGCCGCCCGGCGCGGCGCGCGCGCCGCCGAGGCGCGTGCCCGGGCGGAGCTCAACGTCGCCGGCCGGCGGCCGCGGCGCACCGCTCTGCGCGGCCGGGACGCCCTGACGGCGGCCGAGCTGCGCGTCTGCACGCTCGCGATGCGCCAGCAGACCAACCGGGAGATCGCCGGCGAGCTGTTCGTGACGGTCAAGACCGTCGAGAAGCACCTCGCCAGCGCCTATCCCAAGCTCGGCATCAGCTCACGGCGCGAGCTGGCCGACGCGCTCGGCTGA
- a CDS encoding homocysteine S-methyltransferase family protein, translating into MRDFLAATRDRVIVFDGGMGATLEQFDLSLENDYKLPGRCHEALILNRPDVIEGVHASMVEAGAEVVETDTFQASRLKLEEWGLAEHTREINVKAAQIARKAVGEHRFVAGSIGPTGFLPASEEPSLGQIRFRELVAIFAEQAHGLLDGGVDLLIVETAQDILEVKASIFGIREAFKLAGRSVPIQASVSLLPNGGKMLLGTDVNAALTTLEALKVDVIGLNCSTGPEDMRDAIRFLGEHSPMPVHCIPNAGIPHQGPDGETVFPEQPGPLAESLGEFVERYGVSIVGGCCGTTPEHIRAIAERCASHPIGARPAPRPPHVSSMIAAAPLVQEPAPTIVGERVNSQGSRKAKELLLADDYDGLLQVAEDQVEGGAHVLDLCVALTERTDEDEQMRLVAKKVSLTQPAPIQVDSTEPEVIATALDQIPGRAIVNSVNLEAGEDKLNLVTPIAMAHGAALIALTIDEVGMAKTRERKLEIAKRITDLVCNQHGMDPELLIFDALTFTLTTGDEEWKPSAVETIEGIRLIKQELPGVKTSLGVSNVSFGIGLAARSVLNSVFLSHCVEAGLDLAMVNPNHITPYSEIPDVERELADDLVFNKRDDALERFIAHFESKGPETESDKVDPTAEMEPEEALHWHILRRKKDGVEAQIDKAVEKIGAVPVLNDVLLPAMKEVGDKFGAGELILPFVLQSAEVMKRAVAQLEQYLDKLEGYTKGTVVLATVFGDVHDIGKSLVNTILTNNGYTVVDLGKQVPIQTILDAAKEHDATAIGLSALLVSTSKQMPLAVQELHSQGLEYPVLLGGAAINRKFSLRALYPNGKEDDTVYAPGVFYCQDAFEGLAVMDQLIDADKRAPLVEGVLAAGAKLRETGEEEEVLDTSDDSVRSAVRTDVPVPTPPFWGVREIEVDMEELYTQLDTHVLFKLHWGGRGVKGEEWKKLLNEDFRPRLERMWREAEYLHPRALLGYFPCYSEGNDIVVLDPEDRETVITRFTCPRQPKGDRLCLADFYRPKDSGELDVVAVQAVTVGDEVTELMAKLEAEGEFAEQLFVHGLGVQTAEGLAEWLHWRVRTDLGIPVTQGRRYSWGYPAVPDQSEHVKVEALLGLETIGMTISDGYAPVPEQSTLALVAHHPQATYYGMRNGRLLVDGSPDDVIRGTDRDPSSFAAPAR; encoded by the coding sequence ATGCGCGATTTCCTTGCCGCCACTCGTGACCGCGTCATCGTCTTCGATGGCGGTATGGGCGCGACGCTCGAGCAGTTCGACCTCTCCCTCGAGAACGACTACAAGCTCCCCGGCCGCTGCCACGAGGCGCTGATCCTCAACCGCCCGGACGTGATCGAGGGCGTGCACGCCTCGATGGTCGAGGCCGGCGCGGAGGTCGTGGAGACCGACACGTTCCAGGCGTCCCGGCTCAAGCTCGAGGAGTGGGGCCTCGCCGAGCACACGCGCGAGATCAACGTCAAGGCCGCGCAGATCGCGCGCAAGGCCGTCGGCGAGCACCGCTTCGTGGCCGGCTCGATCGGCCCGACCGGCTTCCTGCCCGCGTCCGAGGAGCCGAGCCTCGGCCAGATCCGCTTCCGCGAGCTGGTGGCGATCTTCGCCGAGCAGGCCCACGGCCTCCTCGACGGCGGCGTGGACCTGCTGATCGTCGAGACCGCGCAGGACATCCTCGAGGTCAAGGCCTCGATCTTCGGCATCCGCGAGGCGTTCAAGCTCGCCGGCCGCTCCGTGCCGATCCAGGCGTCGGTCTCGCTGCTGCCGAACGGCGGCAAGATGCTCCTGGGCACGGACGTCAACGCCGCGCTCACCACGCTCGAGGCGCTCAAGGTCGACGTCATCGGCCTCAACTGCTCCACCGGCCCCGAGGACATGCGCGACGCGATCCGCTTCCTCGGCGAGCACTCGCCGATGCCGGTGCACTGCATCCCGAACGCCGGCATCCCGCATCAGGGCCCGGACGGCGAGACCGTCTTCCCGGAGCAGCCCGGCCCGCTCGCGGAGAGCCTCGGCGAGTTCGTCGAGCGCTACGGCGTGAGCATCGTCGGCGGCTGCTGCGGCACCACGCCGGAGCACATCCGCGCGATCGCCGAGCGCTGCGCGTCGCACCCGATCGGCGCGCGCCCCGCCCCGCGCCCGCCGCACGTCTCCTCGATGATCGCCGCCGCGCCGCTCGTGCAGGAGCCGGCCCCGACGATCGTCGGCGAGCGCGTGAACTCCCAGGGCTCGCGCAAGGCGAAGGAGCTGCTGCTCGCCGACGACTACGACGGCCTGCTGCAGGTCGCCGAGGACCAGGTCGAGGGCGGCGCGCACGTGCTCGACCTCTGCGTCGCGCTGACCGAGCGCACGGACGAGGACGAGCAGATGCGGCTCGTCGCCAAGAAGGTGTCGCTGACGCAGCCCGCGCCGATCCAGGTGGACTCCACGGAGCCCGAGGTGATCGCGACCGCGCTCGACCAGATCCCGGGCCGCGCGATCGTCAACTCGGTCAACCTCGAGGCCGGCGAGGACAAGCTCAACCTCGTCACGCCGATCGCGATGGCGCACGGCGCCGCGCTGATCGCGCTGACGATCGACGAGGTCGGCATGGCGAAGACCCGCGAGCGCAAGCTCGAGATCGCCAAGCGCATCACCGACCTCGTCTGCAACCAGCACGGGATGGACCCGGAGCTGCTGATCTTCGACGCGCTGACCTTTACGCTCACCACCGGTGACGAGGAGTGGAAGCCGTCCGCGGTCGAGACGATCGAGGGCATCCGCCTGATCAAGCAGGAGCTGCCGGGCGTCAAGACGTCCCTCGGCGTCTCCAACGTCTCGTTCGGCATCGGGCTGGCCGCGCGCTCGGTGCTCAACAGCGTCTTCCTGTCGCACTGCGTGGAGGCCGGGCTGGACCTGGCGATGGTCAACCCGAACCACATCACGCCCTACAGCGAGATCCCGGACGTCGAGCGCGAGCTCGCCGACGACCTCGTCTTCAACAAGCGTGACGACGCCCTCGAGCGGTTCATCGCCCACTTCGAGTCCAAGGGCCCGGAGACCGAGAGCGACAAGGTCGACCCGACCGCCGAGATGGAGCCGGAGGAGGCGCTGCACTGGCACATCCTGCGGCGCAAGAAGGACGGCGTCGAGGCGCAGATCGACAAGGCGGTCGAGAAGATCGGCGCGGTCCCGGTCCTCAACGACGTGCTGCTGCCGGCCATGAAGGAAGTGGGCGACAAGTTCGGCGCGGGTGAGCTGATCCTGCCGTTCGTGCTCCAGTCCGCCGAGGTCATGAAGCGCGCGGTCGCGCAGCTCGAGCAGTACCTCGACAAGCTCGAGGGCTACACCAAGGGCACGGTCGTGCTGGCGACCGTGTTCGGCGACGTGCACGACATCGGCAAGTCGCTGGTGAACACGATCCTCACGAACAACGGCTACACCGTGGTCGACTTGGGCAAGCAGGTGCCGATCCAGACGATCCTCGACGCGGCGAAGGAGCACGACGCGACGGCCATCGGCCTGTCCGCGCTGCTCGTGTCGACGTCAAAGCAGATGCCGCTCGCCGTCCAGGAGCTGCACTCGCAGGGCCTCGAGTACCCGGTGCTGCTCGGCGGCGCCGCGATCAACCGCAAGTTCTCGCTGCGCGCGCTGTACCCGAACGGCAAGGAGGACGACACGGTCTACGCGCCGGGCGTCTTCTACTGCCAGGACGCGTTCGAGGGCCTGGCCGTGATGGACCAGCTGATCGACGCCGACAAGCGCGCGCCGCTCGTCGAGGGTGTGCTCGCCGCCGGCGCCAAGCTGCGCGAGACGGGTGAGGAAGAGGAGGTGCTGGACACGAGCGACGACTCCGTGCGCTCCGCCGTCCGCACCGACGTCCCGGTCCCGACGCCGCCGTTCTGGGGCGTGCGCGAGATCGAGGTCGACATGGAGGAGCTCTACACCCAGCTCGACACGCACGTGCTCTTCAAGCTCCACTGGGGCGGGCGCGGCGTCAAGGGCGAGGAGTGGAAGAAGCTGCTCAACGAGGACTTCCGCCCGCGTCTGGAGCGCATGTGGCGTGAGGCCGAGTACCTGCACCCGCGCGCGCTGCTCGGCTACTTCCCGTGCTACTCCGAGGGCAACGACATCGTCGTGCTCGACCCGGAGGACCGCGAGACCGTCATCACGCGCTTCACCTGCCCGCGTCAGCCCAAGGGCGACCGCCTCTGCCTGGCCGACTTCTACCGCCCGAAGGACAGCGGCGAGCTGGACGTCGTCGCCGTGCAGGCCGTGACCGTCGGCGACGAGGTCACCGAGCTGATGGCGAAGCTGGAGGCCGAGGGCGAGTTCGCCGAGCAGCTGTTCGTGCACGGCCTCGGCGTGCAGACCGCGGAGGGCCTCGCGGAGTGGCTGCACTGGCGCGTGCGCACCGACCTCGGCATCCCCGTCACCCAGGGCCGCCGCTACTCGTGGGGCTACCCGGCCGTGCCGGACCAGTCCGAGCACGTCAAGGTCGAGGCGCTGCTCGGCCTCGAGACGATCGGCATGACGATCTCCGACGGCTACGCGCCGGTCCCGGAGCAGTCGACGCTGGCGCTCGTCGCGCACCACCCGCAGGCGACGTACTACGGCATGCGCAACGGCCGCCTGCTCGTCGACGGCTCGCCCGACGACGTCATCCGCGGCACCGATCGCGACCCGTCGTCCTTCGCGGCGCCGGCGCGGTGA
- a CDS encoding amidohydrolase family protein: MGFRTRAVATALVISCAVPVAAGAQSTTPPRGPDEGKGPFTKLVIRGVNVIDGSGGTVQGPRDIVIQGNRITEIRSAGTPGLPMQPNRPPRDFDHEIDATGMWVMPGLVDEHVHAEQGGTPLTYAYKLWLAHGVTTVRGVNLTGNAAAVRDKAASEANTIVAPRIINYQRPGAAWPNGSPNTPEKAREWVRWASVNGIDGVKFAGTGVDQDRNVLSAMIDEAKKLGLGTTMHHSPPVFPEVNAVETGRMGLGTVTHFYGHFESILKSGRVHPFPDDYNYADEQSRWRHVAKVIDYTFEPGSPEWWAYLREQKANGVTFGPTMSVYEAGRDLMRARTQEWHRTYAMPSIWKFWEPNRTNHGSFYYDWTTADEVSWKRFIARYMQLVNDYKSIGGRVAGGTDAGFIYSLYGFAAIRELELMQEAGFTAHEAINAYTRQAARTLMEPKGITDPEFGMVRVGQIADLIIAPENPLANFKTLYGTGTGRLNDATGKIERVGGIRWTVRNGVVYDAKQLLADVAGMVTAQKNAGGCAGIDLDWSAAGPCGGTGPTTPPVPTPTPTPVPTVVAGPPGPAGPAGPAGPVGPQGPKGEAPNVRIACEIAGDGRSISCTISATPESGAKLKSAVRVQNTKRTVTRSGTETVKVRFKAAKKLRKSQKLVVTVSSGKATGTFTVRSGKVAKGALKPKG; encoded by the coding sequence ATGGGGTTCCGCACGCGCGCGGTCGCCACCGCGCTCGTCATCTCCTGCGCCGTGCCGGTCGCGGCCGGCGCGCAGTCGACCACGCCACCGCGTGGGCCGGACGAGGGCAAGGGCCCGTTCACGAAGCTCGTGATCCGTGGGGTGAACGTGATCGACGGATCGGGCGGCACCGTCCAGGGGCCACGCGACATCGTCATCCAGGGCAACCGGATCACCGAGATCCGCTCCGCGGGGACGCCGGGGCTGCCGATGCAGCCGAACCGGCCGCCGCGTGACTTCGACCACGAGATCGACGCGACCGGCATGTGGGTGATGCCGGGCCTCGTCGACGAGCACGTGCACGCCGAGCAGGGCGGCACGCCGCTCACGTACGCGTACAAGCTGTGGCTCGCGCACGGCGTGACGACGGTGCGCGGCGTGAACCTGACCGGCAACGCCGCGGCGGTGCGCGACAAGGCCGCGTCGGAGGCGAACACGATCGTCGCCCCGCGCATCATCAACTACCAGCGGCCGGGCGCGGCCTGGCCGAACGGCTCGCCGAACACGCCCGAGAAGGCGCGTGAGTGGGTGCGCTGGGCGTCGGTCAACGGCATCGACGGCGTCAAGTTCGCCGGCACCGGCGTCGACCAGGACCGGAACGTCCTCTCGGCGATGATCGACGAGGCGAAGAAGCTGGGCCTCGGCACGACCATGCACCACTCGCCGCCGGTCTTCCCGGAGGTCAACGCCGTCGAGACCGGCCGCATGGGGCTCGGGACGGTCACGCACTTCTACGGGCACTTCGAGTCGATCCTCAAGAGCGGCCGGGTGCACCCGTTCCCGGACGACTACAACTACGCGGACGAACAGTCGCGCTGGCGCCACGTGGCGAAGGTGATCGACTACACGTTCGAGCCCGGCTCGCCGGAGTGGTGGGCGTACCTGCGCGAGCAGAAGGCCAACGGCGTGACGTTCGGGCCGACGATGAGCGTCTACGAGGCCGGGCGCGATCTCATGCGGGCGCGCACGCAGGAGTGGCATCGCACGTACGCGATGCCGTCGATCTGGAAGTTCTGGGAGCCCAACCGCACCAACCACGGCTCCTTCTACTACGACTGGACGACCGCCGACGAGGTGAGCTGGAAGCGCTTCATCGCGCGCTACATGCAGTTGGTGAACGACTACAAGTCGATCGGGGGCCGTGTGGCCGGCGGCACCGACGCCGGCTTCATCTACTCCCTGTACGGGTTCGCGGCGATCCGCGAGCTCGAGCTGATGCAGGAGGCCGGCTTCACCGCGCACGAGGCGATCAACGCCTACACGCGCCAGGCCGCCCGCACGCTGATGGAGCCGAAGGGGATCACCGACCCCGAGTTCGGCATGGTCCGCGTGGGCCAGATCGCCGACCTGATCATCGCGCCGGAGAACCCGCTGGCGAACTTCAAGACGCTGTACGGCACCGGCACCGGGCGCCTGAACGACGCCACGGGCAAGATCGAGCGCGTCGGTGGCATCCGCTGGACGGTCCGCAACGGCGTCGTCTACGACGCCAAGCAGCTGCTGGCCGACGTGGCCGGCATGGTGACGGCGCAGAAGAACGCAGGCGGCTGCGCGGGCATCGACCTGGACTGGAGCGCCGCCGGGCCGTGCGGCGGCACCGGGCCGACGACCCCGCCCGTGCCCACGCCGACGCCGACCCCGGTGCCGACGGTGGTGGCGGGTCCGCCCGGTCCTGCCGGCCCCGCGGGGCCTGCGGGTCCGGTCGGTCCGCAGGGCCCGAAGGGCGAGGCGCCCAACGTGCGCATCGCGTGCGAGATCGCCGGTGACGGGCGCTCGATCTCGTGCACGATCTCCGCGACGCCCGAGAGCGGCGCGAAGCTCAAGAGCGCCGTGCGCGTGCAGAACACCAAGCGCACCGTCACCCGGTCGGGCACGGAGACGGTGAAGGTGCGGTTCAAGGCGGCGAAGAAGCTGCGCAAGTCGCAGAAGCTCGTCGTCACCGTGTCGTCCGGGAAGGCGACCGGCACGTTCACCGTGCGGTCGGGCAAGGTCGCCAAGGGCGCGCTGAAGCCCAAGGGCTGA
- a CDS encoding patatin-like phospholipase family protein: MTRALAIDGGGIRGLIPALVLAEVERRTSRPIASLFDLIAGTSTGGIIACALTMPTPMTAEEVADIYVKDGPKIFNRTLLKTITSVGGLRDEVYDKRGTDEVMQRHFGSVKLGEATTRVLVTVYDVQAREPLVLRSTTDPEVTMAEASYATSAAPMYFEPIRVGERTLIDGGMFATNPAMYAYVESDPRPELLLALGTGRQTRPLPYADVKDWGKWEWGKPLVDIVSDGSAGAADAYLSALAGDAYVRVQTKLQYASDNLDDASAKNLTALRREAERIIGEHDAVLDRVCAQLVA, translated from the coding sequence TTGACACGGGCGCTCGCAATCGACGGGGGCGGCATCCGGGGGCTCATCCCCGCGCTCGTCCTCGCCGAGGTCGAGCGCCGCACGTCGCGTCCGATCGCCTCGCTCTTCGACCTGATCGCCGGCACCTCGACCGGCGGGATCATCGCGTGCGCGTTGACCATGCCGACGCCGATGACCGCCGAGGAGGTCGCGGACATCTACGTCAAGGACGGGCCGAAGATCTTCAACCGCACCCTGCTGAAGACGATCACGTCGGTCGGCGGGCTGCGCGACGAGGTCTACGACAAGCGCGGCACCGACGAGGTGATGCAGCGCCACTTCGGCTCGGTCAAGCTCGGCGAGGCCACGACGCGCGTGCTCGTGACCGTCTACGACGTCCAGGCCCGCGAGCCGCTCGTCCTGCGGTCCACGACCGACCCCGAGGTGACGATGGCCGAGGCCTCGTACGCCACCTCCGCGGCGCCGATGTACTTCGAGCCGATCCGCGTCGGCGAGCGCACGCTGATCGACGGCGGCATGTTCGCCACCAACCCGGCGATGTACGCCTACGTCGAGTCCGACCCGCGGCCGGAGCTGCTGCTCGCGCTCGGCACGGGCCGCCAGACGCGCCCACTCCCCTACGCCGACGTCAAGGACTGGGGCAAGTGGGAGTGGGGCAAGCCGCTCGTCGACATCGTCTCCGACGGCTCGGCGGGCGCCGCCGACGCCTACCTCAGCGCCCTGGCCGGCGACGCGTACGTGCGCGTCCAGACCAAGCTGCAGTACGCGAGCGACAACCTCGACGACGCGAGCGCGAAGAACCTCACGGCGCTCCGTCGCGAGGCCGAGCGCATCATCGGCGAGCACGACGCGGTGCTCGACCGCGTGTGCGCGCAGCTCGTGGCCTAG